Proteins from a single region of Catenulispora acidiphila DSM 44928:
- a CDS encoding UdgX family uracil-DNA binding protein (This protein belongs to the uracil DNA glycosylase superfamily, members of which act in excision repair of DNA. However, it belongs more specifically to UdgX branch, whose founding member was found to bind uracil in DNA (where it does not belong), without cleaving it, appears to promote DNA repair by a pathway involving RecA, rather than base excision.) yields the protein MSLPIPRGVSIDALRTAALSCQGCELHQAQPGSLSGPTQTVFSKGNPAARVVFVGEQPGDMEDRQGVPFVGPAGQLFDRAMADAGIDPRQAYVTNSVKHFRFLQDRPNGRRIHKTPETPHIEACKPWLRAELAIVDPEVIVALGATAGRALIGPQFRVTRERGKVLMWPPSGDAGFGTDPSRRRAVSFVATSHPSAVLRADNQETAYKEMVSDLLLVARLLA from the coding sequence ATGTCGCTGCCGATTCCGCGCGGGGTTTCGATCGACGCGCTGCGCACCGCCGCCCTGTCCTGCCAGGGATGCGAACTCCATCAGGCCCAGCCCGGCTCGCTGAGCGGGCCGACGCAGACGGTCTTCTCCAAGGGCAATCCCGCCGCGCGCGTGGTGTTCGTGGGCGAACAACCCGGCGATATGGAGGACCGCCAAGGCGTGCCGTTCGTCGGACCCGCCGGGCAACTGTTCGACCGCGCCATGGCCGACGCGGGCATCGACCCGCGGCAGGCGTATGTGACCAACAGCGTCAAGCACTTCCGCTTTTTGCAGGACCGTCCCAACGGCCGCCGGATCCACAAGACGCCGGAGACTCCGCACATCGAGGCGTGCAAGCCGTGGCTGCGCGCGGAGCTGGCGATAGTGGATCCGGAGGTGATCGTGGCGCTCGGGGCGACCGCCGGGCGCGCCCTGATCGGTCCGCAGTTCCGGGTGACGCGCGAGCGCGGCAAAGTGCTGATGTGGCCGCCCTCCGGCGACGCCGGGTTCGGGACGGACCCGTCGCGGCGCCGGGCGGTGTCCTTCGTGGCGACGTCGCATCCTTCGGCGGTCCTGCGTGCGGACAATCAGGAGACCGCTTATAAGGAGATGGTGTCGGACCTGCTGTTGGTAGCCCGGCTGCTGGCTTGA
- a CDS encoding hotdog family protein has product MLTIARRFNGPPHSGNGGYVSGMLAQLVLEEFGESPGAKVEVTLRKPPPLEKPLTVRQPAESESLQLVDGSTVVAAAELVEAAGELVDLVSYEEAVAAAKGYAGLSGHPFLTCFVCGPDHPTGLHVFPGPVPGRKDVVAAPWIPAPDTLRPEFVWAALDCPGGWSAGDLAGRPMVLGRMSVEMLDDAPLIAGEPYVVLGRHVRTEGRKTFTVSALYGPSGEPVASAEAVWIAVDPTKVKPVGAS; this is encoded by the coding sequence ATGCTGACGATCGCGCGACGGTTCAACGGTCCCCCGCACTCCGGCAACGGCGGCTACGTCTCCGGGATGCTCGCGCAGCTGGTCCTGGAGGAGTTCGGGGAGAGCCCGGGGGCGAAGGTCGAGGTGACGCTGCGCAAGCCGCCGCCGCTGGAGAAGCCGCTCACCGTGCGGCAGCCGGCGGAGAGCGAGAGCTTGCAGCTGGTCGACGGCTCGACGGTGGTCGCCGCCGCGGAGCTGGTCGAGGCCGCCGGGGAACTCGTCGATCTGGTCTCCTATGAGGAAGCAGTCGCAGCAGCCAAGGGATACGCCGGGTTGAGCGGGCATCCCTTCCTGACCTGCTTCGTCTGCGGGCCGGACCATCCGACCGGGCTGCACGTCTTCCCCGGACCGGTGCCGGGACGCAAGGACGTGGTCGCGGCTCCCTGGATACCCGCGCCGGACACGCTGAGACCGGAGTTCGTGTGGGCCGCGCTGGACTGCCCGGGCGGCTGGTCCGCCGGCGACCTGGCCGGACGGCCGATGGTGCTCGGGCGGATGAGCGTGGAAATGCTCGACGACGCGCCGCTGATCGCAGGCGAGCCCTACGTGGTGCTGGGGAGGCACGTGCGGACCGAGGGACGGAAGACGTTCACGGTCTCGGCGCTCTACGGCCCTTCGGGGGAACCGGTGGCGAGCGCCGAAGCGGTGTGGATCGCGGTCGACCCGACGAAGGTGAAGCCGGTCGGCGCCAGCTGA
- the pdxH gene encoding pyridoxamine 5'-phosphate oxidase, protein MDSEALAALRREYGIGTLREQDAAAAPHLQFALWLEDAVRASLPEPNAMVVSTTDLDGQPSSRSVLLKGFDETGFIFYTNLGSRKGRELAGNPRCSLLFPWYTLHRQVIVIGAATKLDRAADEEYFATRPHGSQIGAWASEQSTVIPGRDWLDKRAAELAEQWPEGSEVPLPDFWGGFLVRPETVEFWQGRPDRLHDRLRYKRDANGAQGWAVERLSP, encoded by the coding sequence GTGGACTCTGAAGCGCTCGCCGCGCTCCGCCGGGAATACGGCATCGGAACGCTGCGTGAACAGGACGCGGCTGCTGCACCCCACCTCCAATTCGCCCTGTGGTTGGAAGACGCCGTCCGGGCTTCGCTGCCCGAACCGAATGCCATGGTGGTCTCTACCACTGACCTCGACGGCCAGCCCTCCAGCAGGTCAGTGCTGTTGAAGGGGTTCGACGAAACCGGATTCATCTTCTACACCAACCTCGGCTCCCGCAAGGGCAGGGAGCTCGCGGGCAACCCTCGTTGCTCGCTGTTGTTCCCCTGGTACACGCTGCATCGGCAGGTGATCGTCATCGGCGCGGCGACGAAACTGGACCGTGCGGCCGACGAGGAGTACTTCGCCACCCGCCCCCACGGCTCGCAGATCGGCGCCTGGGCCAGCGAGCAGTCCACGGTGATCCCGGGCCGCGACTGGCTCGACAAGCGGGCCGCGGAGCTGGCCGAGCAGTGGCCCGAGGGCAGCGAGGTCCCGTTGCCGGACTTCTGGGGCGGCTTCCTGGTCCGTCCGGAGACGGTCGAGTTCTGGCAGGGCCGCCCCGACCGGCTCCACGACCGGCTGCGCTACAAGCGCGACGCGAACGGCGCCCAGGGCTGGGCCGTCGAGCGCCTGAGTCCGTGA
- a CDS encoding citrate synthase 2 encodes MSDFVPGLEGVIAFESEIAEPDKEGGALRYRGVDIEDLVGRVTFGNVWGLLVDGKFNPGLPPAEPYPVPVHSGDVRVDVQSALAMLAPVWGLQPLLDTSEEKAREDLARAAVMALSFVAQSARSIEHPGQAMVPQSEVDKAETIVERFMIRWRGEPDPKHVQAIDAYWTSAAEHGMNASTFTARVIASTGADAAAALSGAVGAMSGPLHGGAPARVLHMVEAVEEIGDARKYVKSVLDKGERLMGFGHRVYRAQDPRARVLRRTAKELDAPRYEVALALEEAALAELHERRPDRVLETNVEFWAAVVLDFAQVPANMFTSLFTCARTAGWSAHILEQKKTGRLIRPSSRYVGPGPRKPETVEGFETMVPPSGFHTYKG; translated from the coding sequence ATGTCCGACTTCGTACCGGGCCTTGAGGGCGTCATCGCCTTCGAGTCCGAAATCGCCGAACCGGATAAGGAAGGCGGCGCTCTCCGGTACCGCGGAGTCGACATCGAAGACCTCGTCGGACGCGTGACGTTCGGCAACGTGTGGGGCCTTCTGGTGGACGGCAAGTTCAACCCGGGTCTGCCGCCGGCGGAGCCGTACCCGGTGCCGGTGCACTCCGGCGACGTGCGCGTCGACGTGCAGTCCGCGCTCGCCATGCTCGCCCCGGTCTGGGGTCTGCAGCCGCTGCTGGACACCTCGGAGGAGAAAGCGCGCGAAGACCTCGCTCGCGCCGCGGTGATGGCGCTGTCCTTCGTGGCCCAGTCCGCGCGCTCGATCGAGCACCCGGGCCAGGCCATGGTGCCGCAGAGCGAGGTCGACAAGGCCGAGACGATCGTCGAGCGCTTCATGATCCGCTGGCGCGGTGAGCCGGACCCCAAGCACGTCCAGGCCATCGACGCGTACTGGACCTCGGCGGCCGAGCACGGCATGAACGCCTCGACCTTCACCGCCCGCGTCATCGCCTCCACCGGCGCCGACGCCGCGGCCGCGCTGTCCGGCGCGGTCGGCGCGATGTCCGGCCCGCTGCACGGCGGCGCCCCGGCCCGCGTGCTGCACATGGTGGAAGCCGTCGAGGAGATCGGCGACGCCCGCAAGTACGTCAAGAGCGTGCTGGACAAGGGCGAGCGCCTGATGGGCTTCGGCCACCGCGTGTACCGCGCGCAGGACCCGCGTGCCCGCGTCCTGCGCCGCACCGCCAAGGAGCTGGACGCGCCCCGCTACGAGGTCGCCCTGGCTCTGGAGGAGGCCGCGCTGGCCGAGCTGCACGAGCGCCGCCCGGACCGGGTGCTGGAGACCAACGTCGAGTTCTGGGCCGCCGTGGTCCTGGACTTCGCGCAGGTCCCGGCGAACATGTTCACCTCGCTGTTCACCTGTGCCCGCACCGCCGGATGGAGCGCGCACATCCTGGAGCAGAAGAAGACCGGCCGCCTGATCCGGCCGTCCTCCCGCTACGTGGGCCCGGGCCCGCGCAAGCCGGAGACCGTCGAGGGCTTCGAGACGATGGTGCCGCCGAGCGGCTTCCACACGTACAAGGGCTGA
- a CDS encoding SigE family RNA polymerase sigma factor: MGDQARIEEFTEYAVARQNHLLRTAYLLCGDWHGAQDLTQTALLNLCKAWNRAKHADSIDAYAQKTLINVFIRSRRKLRRESELRAAALSGTERLGAGHDPDRPENRLALLAALDELSERARAVVVLRYWEDLSVEDTAAALGCSTGNIKSHASRALARLRVLLGEEFLAYDRDRATAPKGRL; this comes from the coding sequence ATGGGTGATCAAGCTCGGATCGAGGAGTTCACCGAGTACGCGGTGGCGCGGCAGAACCATCTGCTGCGCACCGCGTATCTCCTGTGCGGCGACTGGCACGGTGCGCAGGATCTGACGCAGACCGCGCTGCTCAACCTGTGCAAGGCGTGGAACCGTGCCAAGCACGCGGACTCCATCGACGCCTATGCGCAGAAGACGCTCATCAACGTGTTCATCCGCAGCCGGCGCAAGCTGCGGCGCGAGAGCGAGCTGCGGGCGGCGGCGCTGTCCGGCACCGAACGCCTCGGCGCCGGCCACGACCCCGACCGCCCGGAGAACCGGCTGGCGCTGCTGGCCGCCCTCGACGAGCTGTCGGAGCGGGCCCGGGCGGTGGTGGTGCTGCGGTACTGGGAGGACCTGAGCGTGGAGGACACCGCCGCCGCGCTCGGCTGCTCGACCGGCAACATCAAGAGCCATGCCTCGCGAGCCCTGGCCAGGCTCCGGGTGCTGCTCGGCGAGGAGTTCCTCGCTTACGACCGCGACCGCGCGACCGCGCCGAAGGGACGGCTTTGA
- the serC gene encoding phosphoserine transaminase, with protein MADITIPENLLPADGRFGCGPSKVRPEAVAKLATEGAKILGTSHRQAPVKNLVGRVREGVSELFGLPEGYQVVLGNGGSTAFWDIAAFGLVRAKSQHLSFGEFSSKFAGSVKAAPWLADPSIVKADPGTHPVAVAEAGVDVYALTHNETSTGVAMPIVRPAGADEGSLVLVDATSGAGGLPVDITETDVYYFAPQKCFASDGGLWIGVFSPAALDRAAEIAASDRYIPPFFSLPTAIDNSSKNQTYNTPSVATLFLMAEQLDWLNGNGGLAWATARTADSSSRLYTWAERTGYTTPFVADPAQRSQVVGTVDLAEGISADKVSAALRENGIVDTDAYRKLGRNQLRIAMFPAVEPDDIDKLTASIDYVVERLG; from the coding sequence GTGGCTGACATCACCATCCCTGAGAACCTGCTCCCCGCCGACGGCCGGTTCGGCTGCGGTCCCTCGAAGGTGCGGCCGGAGGCCGTCGCCAAGCTCGCCACCGAGGGCGCGAAGATCCTCGGCACCTCCCACCGCCAGGCGCCGGTGAAGAACCTGGTCGGCCGGGTGCGCGAGGGTGTCAGCGAGCTGTTCGGGCTGCCGGAGGGCTACCAGGTGGTGCTCGGCAACGGCGGGTCCACCGCGTTCTGGGACATCGCCGCCTTCGGCCTGGTGCGGGCCAAGTCCCAGCACCTGAGCTTCGGCGAGTTCTCCTCGAAGTTCGCAGGCTCGGTCAAGGCCGCGCCGTGGCTGGCCGACCCCTCGATCGTGAAGGCCGACCCCGGGACGCACCCGGTGGCCGTCGCCGAGGCCGGGGTCGACGTCTACGCGCTGACCCACAACGAGACCTCGACCGGTGTCGCGATGCCGATCGTCCGGCCCGCGGGCGCCGACGAGGGCTCGCTGGTGCTGGTCGACGCGACCTCCGGCGCCGGCGGCCTGCCGGTGGACATCACCGAGACCGACGTCTACTACTTCGCCCCGCAGAAGTGCTTCGCCTCCGACGGCGGCCTGTGGATCGGCGTGTTCTCCCCCGCCGCCCTGGACCGCGCCGCCGAGATCGCCGCGAGCGACCGCTACATCCCGCCGTTCTTCAGCCTGCCGACCGCGATCGACAACTCCTCGAAGAACCAGACCTACAACACCCCGTCGGTGGCGACGCTGTTCCTGATGGCCGAGCAGCTGGACTGGCTGAACGGCAACGGCGGGCTGGCGTGGGCGACCGCGCGGACCGCCGACAGCTCCTCGCGGCTGTACACGTGGGCCGAGCGCACCGGGTACACCACGCCGTTCGTCGCCGACCCGGCGCAGCGCTCGCAGGTCGTCGGCACCGTCGACCTGGCCGAGGGGATCAGCGCGGACAAGGTCTCGGCGGCGCTGCGGGAGAACGGGATCGTCGACACCGACGCCTACCGCAAGCTCGGCCGGAACCAGCTGCGCATCGCGATGTTCCCGGCGGTCGAGCCCGACGACATCGACAAGCTGACGGCGAGCATCGACTACGTCGTGGAGCGCCTGGGCTGA
- the thpR gene encoding RNA 2',3'-cyclic phosphodiesterase, with translation MRLFVAITPPRAVLLEVRAAVDALKRGNTPGVNALLRWTRPETWHITVAFYGEVSEDKAADLVDRLGRVAARTTPMELSLAGAGRFGPRALWFGVQGQCDRLGRLAESAGAAARRCHIRVEDRPYRPHLTLARVNGVPRGVTQDDQTGPLDLAPIVDRLRAFRSPGWLAGEVELFTVAEVADAPPAANGVNGAHSANGGPYKRYERVAHWPLTGR, from the coding sequence ATGCGCCTGTTCGTGGCGATCACGCCACCCCGTGCGGTCCTGCTGGAGGTGCGGGCTGCGGTCGACGCGCTGAAGCGGGGCAACACCCCCGGAGTCAATGCCCTGCTGCGCTGGACCAGGCCGGAGACCTGGCACATCACGGTCGCCTTCTACGGCGAGGTGTCCGAGGACAAGGCCGCCGACCTGGTCGACCGGCTCGGGCGGGTCGCGGCGCGCACCACGCCGATGGAGCTGTCGCTGGCCGGCGCCGGCCGGTTCGGGCCGCGCGCGCTGTGGTTCGGCGTGCAGGGCCAGTGCGATCGGCTGGGCCGGCTCGCCGAGTCCGCCGGAGCGGCCGCGCGCCGCTGCCACATCCGGGTGGAGGACCGTCCCTACCGGCCGCACCTGACGCTCGCCCGCGTGAACGGCGTGCCGCGCGGCGTGACGCAGGACGACCAGACCGGACCGCTGGACCTGGCGCCGATCGTGGACCGTTTACGCGCGTTCCGCTCGCCGGGCTGGCTGGCCGGGGAGGTCGAGCTGTTCACGGTCGCCGAGGTCGCGGACGCCCCGCCCGCGGCGAACGGCGTGAACGGCGCCCACAGCGCCAACGGCGGTCCCTACAAGCGGTACGAGCGCGTCGCGCACTGGCCGTTGACGGGCCGTTGA
- a CDS encoding MFS transporter — protein MKSATFSSLSIRNYRLFASGMVVSNTGIWMQRIAQDWLVVSLTGSGTDLGIVTALQFGPALIFSLWGGALADRYRKNRMLMLTATLTGLCALVLGLLVVSNAVQLWQVYVIALIGGTVTAFDNPARQSFVIELVGPEDLPNAVSLNAATFNLARMLGPALASLALAVMDVGWVFITNALTTLAIITALALIRREELHAPIPIVRAKGQYREAFSYLRTRPDLVAVLACMFFLATFGLNFQLTSTLMATQTFHLGKGVFGLLNIMLALGALSGALVTARKRRVGVALVLLSACGFGLAATVVSLMPNPVLYGALLLPVGVMTIMVTTAANATMQTGVEPEMRGRVMSVYMIVFLGGTPVGSPLVGWVGQHFGARYAVGGGGLISLAAAVIAAYALARVKGMSVRERLAAHTPPRLAERLAA, from the coding sequence GTGAAGTCAGCCACCTTCTCCTCGCTGTCGATCCGTAACTACCGTCTTTTCGCCAGCGGCATGGTGGTGTCGAACACCGGCATCTGGATGCAGCGCATCGCCCAGGACTGGCTCGTCGTCTCGCTCACCGGCTCCGGCACGGATCTGGGCATCGTCACCGCGCTGCAGTTCGGCCCGGCCCTGATATTCAGCCTGTGGGGCGGCGCGCTCGCCGACCGCTACCGCAAGAACCGCATGCTGATGCTCACCGCGACGCTCACCGGGCTGTGCGCGCTGGTGCTGGGTCTGCTGGTCGTCTCCAACGCGGTGCAGCTGTGGCAGGTTTACGTCATCGCGCTGATCGGCGGCACGGTCACCGCCTTCGACAACCCCGCGCGCCAGTCCTTCGTGATCGAGCTGGTCGGGCCCGAGGACCTGCCGAACGCGGTCTCGCTGAACGCCGCCACCTTCAACCTGGCGCGGATGCTCGGCCCGGCGCTGGCCAGCCTGGCGCTGGCGGTCATGGATGTCGGCTGGGTGTTCATCACCAACGCCCTCACCACGCTCGCGATCATCACCGCGCTGGCGCTGATCCGCCGCGAGGAGTTGCACGCGCCGATCCCGATCGTGCGCGCCAAGGGCCAGTACCGCGAGGCCTTCAGCTACCTGCGCACCCGCCCCGACCTGGTCGCGGTGCTGGCGTGCATGTTCTTTCTGGCCACCTTCGGCCTGAACTTCCAGCTCACCAGCACCCTGATGGCCACCCAGACCTTCCACCTCGGCAAGGGCGTGTTCGGCCTGCTGAACATCATGCTCGCGCTGGGCGCGCTCAGCGGCGCGCTGGTCACCGCGCGCAAGCGGCGGGTCGGGGTGGCGCTGGTGCTGCTGTCCGCCTGCGGGTTCGGGTTGGCCGCGACCGTGGTCTCGCTGATGCCGAACCCGGTGCTGTACGGGGCGCTGCTGCTGCCGGTCGGGGTCATGACGATCATGGTCACGACGGCGGCCAACGCCACCATGCAGACCGGCGTCGAGCCGGAGATGCGCGGCCGGGTGATGAGCGTCTACATGATCGTCTTCCTGGGCGGCACGCCGGTGGGATCGCCGCTGGTGGGCTGGGTCGGGCAGCACTTCGGCGCCCGGTACGCCGTCGGCGGCGGCGGGCTGATATCGCTGGCCGCCGCGGTGATAGCGGCGTACGCGCTGGCCCGGGTGAAGGGCATGTCGGTGCGCGAGCGGCTGGCCGCGCACACCCCGCCGCGGCTCGCCGAGCGCCTGGCGGCCTGA
- the dcd gene encoding dCTP deaminase has product MLLSDKDIRAEIGAGRVVLDPFESAMVQPSSVDVRLDRFFRVFENHRYPYIDPAQEQPELTRLVEPDGDEPFILHPGEFVLASTYEVVTLPEDLAARLEGKSSLGRLGLLTHSTAGFIDPGFSGHVTLELSNVATLPIKLWPGMKIGQLCFFKLSSAAENPYGSAVNQSRYQDQRGPTPSRSYMRFHRTDIAAADKADEAAKAATADEARGGDFGS; this is encoded by the coding sequence GTGTTGCTCTCAGATAAGGACATTCGGGCTGAAATCGGTGCCGGGCGGGTGGTTTTGGACCCGTTCGAGTCGGCGATGGTACAGCCGTCGAGTGTGGATGTGCGGTTGGACCGGTTCTTCCGGGTGTTCGAGAACCATCGGTATCCGTACATCGATCCGGCGCAGGAGCAGCCTGAGCTGACGCGGTTGGTGGAGCCGGATGGGGATGAGCCGTTCATTCTGCATCCTGGGGAGTTCGTCTTGGCCTCGACGTATGAGGTCGTGACGTTGCCGGAGGATCTGGCGGCGCGGTTGGAGGGCAAGTCGAGTCTCGGGCGGTTGGGGTTGCTGACGCACTCCACGGCCGGGTTCATCGATCCCGGGTTCTCCGGGCATGTGACGTTGGAGCTGTCCAATGTCGCGACGCTCCCGATCAAGCTGTGGCCCGGTATGAAGATTGGGCAACTCTGCTTCTTCAAGCTGTCGTCGGCTGCCGAGAATCCGTACGGGTCCGCCGTGAACCAGTCGCGGTACCAGGACCAGCGGGGACCGACGCCGTCGCGGAGCTACATGCGGTTCCATCGGACGGACATCGCCGCTGCCGACAAGGCCGATGAGGCTGCGAAGGCGGCGACGGCCGATGAGGCGCGTGGCGGGGACTTCGGCAGCTGA
- a CDS encoding NUDIX hydrolase has translation MKANVVAIVFRCKVTGSELHTSDEAQAFEWLTPKEIPTRMSEAHAVRMLDAFKARGGPRVRSHDSFNLLDGQP, from the coding sequence ATGAAAGCCAACGTGGTCGCGATCGTCTTCCGCTGCAAGGTGACAGGCAGCGAGCTTCACACCAGCGATGAGGCGCAGGCTTTCGAGTGGCTGACGCCCAAGGAGATCCCGACGCGGATGTCGGAGGCGCACGCGGTCCGGATGCTCGACGCATTCAAGGCGAGGGGCGGCCCCCGGGTCCGCAGCCACGACAGTTTCAACCTTTTGGACGGCCAGCCATGA